In Sphingopyxis macrogoltabida, the sequence ATTCACCCATTCGTAAAACACCTGCACCTGCTTGGTGACATCATATTTCGCCGACAGGTCGAGCTGGAAATGATTGTCGATGATGCGATCCTCGGGTGCGTCGTCGCCCAGCTCGTCAAGATATTTGGAACGATAGGTGCCGGCAAGCCGGAGCGAGACCGGGCCCTTTTCGTAACCCAGCGCCGCGTTGAACGTGTGTTTCGAGGCCGACGGCAGGCGAATCTTGCGCAGGTCGGCGATGTCGCCGTCGATCGGCACATGGCCGGTCGCGTCGGTGTAGGTGTAGTTCGCGTTGACCAGCAGCCCGTCGAACGGCGCGGGCAGGAAACGCAGCGCCTGCGTATAGCTGAGTTCGAGGCCCCAGATCTTGGCGCTGTCGCCGTTGATCGGGATCGTCGCCTCGTCATAGGCGATGCCGTCATAGGTGCCGGCATCCTCGAGGTTGGTGTCGACGATGAAGTTCTTCACATCCTTGTAGAAGACGCCCGCCGAAAGCGCGCCGTTGTTCGGGAGATAATATTCGACCCCGGCATCGAAGTTCCACGCTTCATAGGGCTTGAGGTCGGGGTTGCCGAACTCGCCTTCGCGCTCGTTGTCGTCATTCTGTTCGATCGTGAAGCGCGGTGCGAGCTTCGACAGCTTGGGGCGGACAAGGCTCTTGTAGCCCGCCGCACGCAGCACGAGATTCTGCTGCGGCTCCCAGCGGACGGTCAGGCTCGGCAGCCAATGGTCGTAATTGCGCTTGAACTGGTTCGGCACGCTGATGACCGTATCGTCCTCGGCTTCCGATCCGTCGGGCAGTTCGCCGCCCTCTTCGATCAGCGTGACGGTGTTGGCGCGGATGTCGTTCTTCGTATGCTCGTAGCGCACGCCGCCGATGACGCGGAGCGTCGCGCTGTCCCAGCGGCCCAGCAGGTAGCCCGCCATGACGTCCTCGCTCACCGAATAATCCTCGACGGTCGAGTCGAACAGCGAGTCGAGTTCGTTGAGTTCGAAGGCGTCGCGGTTGGCGTTGAAGAACTGGCGCACGACCTTCTTGCCGAGCACCGGCGAGATATCGGTGATGCGATAGGTCTGGCCGCCGACGAGGTCGGCCATCGTCAGGTCGTCCATTTCCCAATATTGGGTTTCGAGATTGTAGCTCTTGTCGCGCCAGCGGCCCTTGGCGCCCGCCTGGACGGTAAAGCTGCCGCCGTCCGTCACGAATTCGCGGCCGAGATCGAACCGGGCGCCCCATTCTTCGTCCTGCGAAGCCGACAGGCCGGTGACCTGGACGCTGTCGAGTTCATATTGCGAGGGATCGGCGAAATCGGCGATCGCCCCGGCGCTGCCGCCGACCGTGTAGCGCGGCCGGCGCGGGTCGGCGAAGTCGAGCCCGAGTTCGAGGCCTTCGTCCTCGAAGGTCCGCTCGAAGTTGGCGGGGTCGATCGAGCCGTTCTCGCGCTCGGTCGATTTGGCATAGCTCACCGAATATTTGGCGTGCCAGCCGTTGCTGTCGGTCTCGCCGCCCAGCGTCAGGCTGCGGATGCGCTGGCGTTCGAAGCGATCCTTGAGCGAGCGCTGGACGCCGATTTCGCCATCGGCGTCGCTGTAGACGAGGTCGGCACCGGTGCCGGTGATCTCGCCGGCATCCTCGAGCTTCAGGCTCGTCTCGCGGCGATATTCCTGGTCGTCGAACTGGCTGTAGATGCCGCGGGCATAGAGTTTGGTCGACGAACCGACGCGGAAATCGAAGTTCAGGTTCGCCGACAGGCGCTTCCGCTCGACGTCATAGTCGCGATAATTGACCTCTTCGGTCGTGATCTGGCCGTCGTCATTCACGTCCCAGCCGTCGGCCTCGACATTGTCGGTCTCGAATTTGCGCTGATAATAGGAGATGCCGCCCGAAATGCCGACATTGTCCGACAGGCGCTGCGCGAAATCGATGCTGCCCTTCGGCGTCAGCTTGTCCGAATAATCGTTATAGCTGCCCTCGACCTTTGCGGTCAGCAGGTTCTTGCGGCGCTCGAAGGCGCTGGTCGTGTGGATTTCGATCGACGCGCCGATCGTGTCGGCGTCCATGTCGGGGGTCAGCGATTTCTTGACCTCGATCGATTCGATGCTGTCGCTCGAGATCACGTCGAGCGCGACCGAGCGGACATCGCTCTCGGGAGCGGGCAGGCGGACGCCGTTCACCGAGGTCGCGTTGAGTTCGGGGTCGA encodes:
- a CDS encoding TonB-dependent receptor; this encodes MHQLRTVRSRILLGTCLSLAAALPVTAYAGDLTGSVTDASDTRALQGAQLRIVELGRVAEADRDGSFRFADVPAGTYTLEARYVGAEPRTQTISVPESGNLSVRVVLGTDDSILVLGQSATQASALSRQKAADGVESVLTRDAVGQFPDQNVAESLRRLPGVNILNDQGEGRFVSVRGLDPELNATSVNGVRLPAPESDVRSVALDVISSDSIESIEVKKSLTPDMDADTIGASIEIHTTSAFERRKNLLTAKVEGSYNDYSDKLTPKGSIDFAQRLSDNVGISGGISYYQRKFETDNVEADGWDVNDDGQITTEEVNYRDYDVERKRLSANLNFDFRVGSSTKLYARGIYSQFDDQEYRRETSLKLEDAGEITGTGADLVYSDADGEIGVQRSLKDRFERQRIRSLTLGGETDSNGWHAKYSVSYAKSTERENGSIDPANFERTFEDEGLELGLDFADPRRPRYTVGGSAGAIADFADPSQYELDSVQVTGLSASQDEEWGARFDLGREFVTDGGSFTVQAGAKGRWRDKSYNLETQYWEMDDLTMADLVGGQTYRITDISPVLGKKVVRQFFNANRDAFELNELDSLFDSTVEDYSVSEDVMAGYLLGRWDSATLRVIGGVRYEHTKNDIRANTVTLIEEGGELPDGSEAEDDTVISVPNQFKRNYDHWLPSLTVRWEPQQNLVLRAAGYKSLVRPKLSKLAPRFTIEQNDDNEREGEFGNPDLKPYEAWNFDAGVEYYLPNNGALSAGVFYKDVKNFIVDTNLEDAGTYDGIAYDEATIPINGDSAKIWGLELSYTQALRFLPAPFDGLLVNANYTYTDATGHVPIDGDIADLRKIRLPSASKHTFNAALGYEKGPVSLRLAGTYRSKYLDELGDDAPEDRIIDNHFQLDLSAKYDVTKQVQVFYEWVNINNAKYYAYNNVGARQNLLQFEQYKWTMKFGARVKF